One Oleidesulfovibrio alaskensis DSM 16109 genomic region harbors:
- a CDS encoding zinc ribbon domain-containing protein — MSLYLKQIEQLVALQKVDNEILAIRKDLEQAPKEVEALMGRFNALETQRNHLLDKIEHLREQERRIVTEIEDDSLRVKKSKSKLMLVGNTKEYHAMMREMDNLEKVNRLREEEKITLIEELQRQNEAITQLEETYTEVKKDLEAKQATLQARLEEAEKELAKLDKKRAAAGSVVPAPVLARYEFIRERLDHPVIVPVVDGICSGCHIAIPPQSFIDLQKGTQILSCTNCQRLIYWCEHFCDDTSAE, encoded by the coding sequence TTGAGCCTGTACCTTAAGCAGATTGAACAGCTTGTAGCATTGCAGAAGGTCGATAATGAAATTCTGGCCATCCGCAAAGACCTTGAACAGGCACCTAAAGAAGTTGAAGCCCTTATGGGTCGCTTCAACGCGCTTGAAACCCAGCGCAATCATCTGCTGGACAAGATAGAGCACCTGCGAGAACAGGAACGCCGTATCGTTACTGAAATTGAAGATGACTCTCTGCGGGTAAAGAAAAGTAAAAGCAAGCTGATGCTTGTGGGTAACACCAAAGAGTATCATGCAATGATGCGCGAGATGGACAACCTTGAAAAGGTAAACCGTCTGCGTGAAGAAGAAAAGATTACACTGATTGAAGAGCTGCAGCGTCAGAATGAAGCCATAACACAGCTGGAAGAAACATACACGGAAGTAAAAAAAGACCTTGAAGCCAAGCAGGCAACTCTGCAGGCGCGGCTTGAAGAGGCTGAAAAAGAGCTGGCCAAGCTTGATAAAAAGCGCGCTGCCGCCGGAAGTGTAGTTCCGGCTCCGGTGCTGGCCCGCTATGAATTTATCCGTGAACGCCTCGACCATCCTGTCATTGTTCCCGTGGTGGATGGTATATGTTCCGGCTGCCATATTGCCATTCCGCCCCAGAGCTTTATCGATTTGCAGAAAGGTACCCAGATTCTCAGCTGCACCAACTGCCAGCGGCTGATATACTGGTGCGAACATTTCTGCGATGATACTTCAGCAGAATAA